Sequence from the Bacillus sp. es.036 genome:
GATGTCTAACTTATATCTAATTCTGGATAAAGTAAGCGTTTTCCTCTAAAATTCGTAAAATTTGTCGAAACACTTTCTAGTTTCATCAAGGATAGACTTGTCCAACCGAACAAATCATTGTAAAATAACGAAAGAATGCTTATTTTGGGAGGGACTCTCATGCCTCGTAAAGCTACAAAGATCGTTGTTTATATTATGATTATTTCGATGCTTCTTAGTTTATTTGCTGGAGCAACAGCGATGTTGTTTTAATGACTCAACTAGCTATTTCACAAATATAGGAAACAAAGCATAGAAAAGAAGAAGCTGCCATTAGACAGCTTCTTCTTTTTATGATCACTTTAATTCGATGTTTTCTCCTATCGCTCCAGCTTTACTTGCCAGTTCATAAAAAGATTGATCGCTTGAAGCAATTAGAATTTTAGTTCCAATTGGTATGTCATTATAAAGCAGTTCAACTTCCTCATTTAAAAGTCGGATACATCCAGCAGTTGTATATTTCCCAATTGAATCTGGACGATTTGTTCCATGGACGCCATAAATTCGACCGTTTGTTCCTTTTGCATCAAAACCAATCCACCTTGTACCAAGCGGATTCTCTTTCACTCCACCTTCAATATTTTTCTTTCTGTAATAAGGATTTTCCGCCTTCACAATTATTGTAAATAGTCCTTCAGGAGTCTGATCTATACTTTTACCAGTCGCTACCGATAAAACACGCTGAACTTCATTTCCATCAATATAAGCTAATTCGTTCACCTTCTTATTTACAATAAGGAATGGGTCACCCGCATTTGGCTGAGTACCGAATGGAAAGAGAATGGATACCGATAAATACAGTGATAA
This genomic interval carries:
- the prli42 gene encoding stressosome-associated protein Prli42, whose protein sequence is MPRKATKIVVYIMIISMLLSLFAGATAMLF
- a CDS encoding L,D-transpeptidase; its protein translation is MHLFSIMLSLYLSVSILFPFGTQPNAGDPFLIVNKKVNELAYIDGNEVQRVLSVATGKSIDQTPEGLFTIIVKAENPYYRKKNIEGGVKENPLGTRWIGFDAKGTNGRIYGVHGTNRPDSIGKYTTAGCIRLLNEEVELLYNDIPIGTKILIASSDQSFYELASKAGAIGENIELK